The following proteins are encoded in a genomic region of Chromatiales bacterium 21-64-14:
- a CDS encoding twin arginine-targeting protein translocase TatB: protein MFDFGFWELVVVLVVALVVVGPERLPQLARTAGLWMGRMRRMVDTVRADIQRELEQEELKKSLTKDGSMQEIKQMLDETENDFRRDVAALERASHRELIEEVPEASSKDADISADPATPIVDHPIPPAADTDPAPATATSAGDTDQPRAENPTRPDDHRDGTHGGNG, encoded by the coding sequence ATGTTTGATTTCGGCTTCTGGGAACTGGTGGTCGTTCTGGTAGTGGCCCTGGTGGTCGTGGGCCCGGAACGCCTTCCGCAGCTGGCGCGTACCGCCGGGCTGTGGATGGGCCGCATGCGCCGCATGGTAGACACCGTGCGTGCCGACATACAGCGTGAGTTGGAGCAGGAGGAACTGAAGAAGAGTCTCACGAAGGACGGCAGCATGCAGGAAATCAAGCAAATGCTGGACGAGACGGAAAACGACTTCCGCCGGGACGTTGCCGCGCTGGAGCGCGCCTCCCACCGGGAACTGATAGAGGAGGTTCCGGAAGCCAGTTCGAAGGACGCTGACATCTCCGCAGACCCCGCGACGCCCATCGTGGATCACCCGATTCCGCCCGCCGCAGACACGGATCCAGCACCCGCCACGGCGACATCCGCTGGCGACACCGACCAGCCACGCGCCGAAAACCCAACCAGGCCCGATGACCATCGGGACGGAACCCATGGCGGAAACGGATAG
- the hisI gene encoding phosphoribosyl-AMP cyclohydrolase (PR-AMP cyclohydrolase; functions in histidine biosynthesis from PRPP; converts 1-(5-phosphoribosyl)-AMP to 1-(5-phosphoribosyl)-5-[(5-phosphoribosylamino)methylideneamino]imidazole-4-carboxyamide during the histidine biosynthesis pathway; binds zinc and magnesium; forms homodimers) — protein MDIPWLDQVHWNTDGLVPAIAQEAESGAVLMLAWMNREALEQTAATGHAVYWSRSRGRLWHKGESSGHEQRVREIRLDCDGDTVLLRVEQQGGIACHTGRHHCFFQRLDDGSWRTVEPVIKDPREIYG, from the coding sequence ATGGACATTCCTTGGCTGGATCAGGTTCACTGGAACACCGACGGCTTGGTACCGGCCATCGCCCAGGAAGCGGAGAGCGGCGCAGTACTGATGCTCGCGTGGATGAACCGCGAGGCCCTGGAACAGACCGCGGCCACCGGCCACGCAGTGTACTGGTCCCGGTCACGGGGGCGCCTCTGGCATAAGGGCGAATCGTCGGGACATGAGCAACGGGTTCGTGAGATCCGTCTCGACTGCGACGGGGACACGGTGCTGCTCCGGGTGGAACAGCAGGGCGGGATCGCCTGCCACACCGGACGTCACCACTGTTTCTTCCAGCGCCTCGACGACGGCAGCTGGCGAACGGTTGAACCTGTTATCAAGGACCCACGAGAGATCTATGGATGA
- a CDS encoding phosphoribosyl-ATP diphosphatase produces MDDILVRVGAILEARKEADPGSSYVASLYHKGQDAILRKISEEATETLLAAKQNDARQIVHETADLWFHTLVLLASHGLGPRDVLGELERRFGVSGLDEKAGRSAR; encoded by the coding sequence ATGGATGATATCCTGGTCAGAGTGGGCGCCATTCTGGAGGCACGCAAGGAGGCCGACCCGGGGAGTTCCTACGTAGCCTCGCTGTATCACAAGGGGCAGGACGCGATCCTGCGCAAAATCAGCGAGGAGGCCACCGAGACGCTCCTGGCCGCGAAGCAAAACGACGCGCGGCAGATCGTCCATGAAACGGCCGACCTCTGGTTCCATACCCTGGTGCTGCTCGCGAGCCACGGGCTCGGGCCCCGGGATGTCCTCGGGGAGTTGGAACGTAGGTTCGGTGTTTCCGGCCTTGATGAGAAGGCAGGTCGGAGCGCGCGCTAG
- a CDS encoding 1-(5-phosphoribosyl)-5-[(5-phosphoribosylamino)methylideneamino]imidazole-4-carboxamide isomerase → MLLIPAIDVKDGKCVRLRQGRMEDETVFSNDPLEMAGRWAKAGARRLHVVDLNGAFEGHPVNAAVIREIAESFPDLPIEVGGGIRDEDTVQTYLDAGVQYVIVGTQAVKTPHFVNNLCLEFPGHILVGLDARDGKIAIEGWSKLSNQNVIDMALRFEQDGVEAIIYTDIGRDGMMSGVNTDATAALARAIHIPVIASGGVRNLDDIRALCGVADEGIMAAIVGRALYEGSLDLADGQRLADELCGPA, encoded by the coding sequence ATGTTGCTGATACCCGCCATTGACGTGAAGGACGGCAAGTGCGTGCGCCTGCGCCAAGGCCGTATGGAGGATGAAACCGTGTTCTCCAACGATCCGCTGGAGATGGCCGGCCGGTGGGCCAAGGCCGGCGCACGACGGCTGCACGTCGTGGATCTCAACGGTGCGTTTGAAGGGCACCCGGTGAACGCGGCGGTAATACGGGAGATCGCCGAATCGTTTCCCGACCTGCCCATCGAAGTGGGAGGTGGCATCCGCGACGAGGACACGGTACAGACCTATCTGGACGCGGGAGTCCAATACGTAATCGTCGGCACCCAGGCGGTCAAGACACCGCATTTCGTCAACAATCTCTGTCTGGAATTCCCCGGTCATATCCTGGTCGGACTAGATGCACGTGATGGCAAGATCGCCATCGAGGGCTGGTCCAAGCTGTCGAACCAAAACGTGATCGACATGGCGCTCCGCTTCGAACAAGACGGTGTGGAAGCCATCATTTATACGGACATCGGTCGGGATGGGATGATGAGCGGCGTAAACACGGATGCTACCGCCGCCCTGGCGCGCGCGATCCATATCCCGGTGATCGCCTCCGGAGGAGTCCGGAACCTGGACGACATCCGCGCGCTGTGCGGTGTGGCCGATGAAGGCATCATGGCAGCGATCGTGGGACGTGCCCTCTACGAAGGTTCTCTGGACTTGGCCGATGGGCAGCGCCTCGCCGACGAATTGTGCGGACCCGCCTGA
- a CDS encoding twin arginine-targeting protein translocase TatC: MAETDRPAEPEGDEGQPFISHLLELRSRLLRSLVVVTVLFLALSAYADPLYTMLAGPLTRQLPAGSSMIAIDVTSPFLAPFRLALVVAVFLAMPYLLYQVWAFVAPGLYRHEQRMILPLLISSTALFYGGMAFAYYVVFPLMFRFFTRTAPHGVAIMTDITKYLDFVLTMFFAFGVAFEAPIATILLVWTGVTTPKKLAYFRPYVIVGCFVVGMLLTPPDVLSQVLLAVPMWFLFEAGVWFSRFFVRESEDKDAESETTSDDDGTAGPPVA, encoded by the coding sequence ATGGCGGAAACGGATAGACCGGCGGAGCCGGAGGGGGATGAAGGGCAGCCGTTCATCTCCCATCTCCTCGAACTGCGCAGCCGGCTGCTGCGCAGCTTGGTGGTGGTGACCGTTCTGTTCCTGGCGCTGTCGGCCTATGCGGACCCGTTGTACACCATGCTTGCCGGCCCCCTGACCCGGCAGTTGCCCGCCGGCAGCAGCATGATCGCGATCGATGTCACCTCACCGTTCCTCGCCCCGTTCAGGCTCGCCCTCGTGGTGGCGGTGTTTCTGGCCATGCCCTATTTGCTCTACCAGGTATGGGCGTTCGTGGCGCCAGGACTCTACCGCCACGAACAGCGCATGATCCTGCCGCTGCTGATATCGAGCACCGCCCTGTTCTACGGTGGAATGGCATTCGCCTACTACGTGGTCTTCCCGCTGATGTTCCGTTTTTTTACCCGGACCGCGCCCCACGGGGTCGCGATCATGACGGATATCACGAAGTACCTGGACTTCGTTCTCACCATGTTCTTCGCGTTCGGGGTGGCATTCGAGGCACCGATTGCCACGATTCTGTTGGTGTGGACCGGGGTTACCACGCCGAAAAAGCTCGCCTACTTCCGGCCCTACGTCATCGTTGGATGCTTTGTGGTGGGAATGCTGCTTACCCCGCCGGACGTGCTCTCACAGGTACTGCTGGCGGTACCGATGTGGTTCCTGTTCGAAGCAGGGGTATGGTTCTCGCGGTTCTTTGTCCGTGAGTCTGAGGACAAAGACGCAGAATCCGAAACGACATCGGACGACGACGGCACCGCCGGTCCACCGGTTGCCTGA
- a CDS encoding imidazole glycerol phosphate synthase subunit HisF, whose amino-acid sequence MSLAKRIIPCLDVDAGRVVKGVRFLEIRDAGDPVEIARRYDEQGADELTFLDITASSDERQTMVRVVEQVAAEVFIPLTVGGGIRSVEDIRRMLKAGADKVAINTAAVHNPEFVREAAQRFGAQCLVVAVDAKRVGDAETGPRWEVFTHGGRRSTGIDAVEWARRMAEYGAGEILLTSMDRDGTREGFDLALTRAVADAVEVPVIASGGVGSLDHLVAGVSAGGADAVLAASIFHYGDYTVRQAKTYMAERGIEVRL is encoded by the coding sequence TTGAGCCTCGCGAAGCGCATCATCCCCTGCCTGGACGTGGACGCTGGTCGCGTGGTGAAGGGGGTGCGGTTCCTGGAGATCCGGGACGCCGGAGACCCGGTGGAGATCGCGCGCCGCTACGATGAGCAGGGCGCCGACGAACTCACCTTCCTGGACATCACCGCCAGCTCCGACGAGCGCCAGACCATGGTCCGGGTAGTGGAACAGGTCGCCGCAGAGGTATTTATCCCGCTCACGGTGGGCGGCGGGATCCGCAGCGTAGAGGACATCCGCCGCATGCTCAAGGCCGGCGCCGACAAGGTCGCCATCAACACCGCCGCGGTACACAATCCAGAGTTCGTGCGCGAGGCGGCGCAGCGTTTCGGCGCCCAGTGCCTGGTGGTAGCGGTTGACGCCAAGCGGGTCGGGGACGCGGAAACAGGTCCACGCTGGGAGGTGTTTACCCACGGCGGACGCCGCTCCACCGGCATCGACGCCGTTGAATGGGCGCGCCGCATGGCGGAATACGGGGCCGGTGAGATCCTGCTCACCAGTATGGACCGGGACGGGACCCGGGAGGGCTTCGATCTGGCGCTGACCCGGGCGGTGGCTGACGCGGTGGAAGTCCCGGTGATCGCCTCCGGGGGGGTGGGAAGCCTGGACCACCTGGTAGCCGGGGTAAGCGCGGGCGGCGCCGACGCGGTGCTCGCGGCGAGTATCTTCCACTACGGCGATTACACGGTCCGCCAGGCCAAGACCTATATGGCCGAGCGCGGGATCGAGGTACGCCTGTAA